A single Pseudovibrio sp. Tun.PSC04-5.I4 DNA region contains:
- a CDS encoding helix-turn-helix domain-containing protein — protein sequence MNYLSETKSIILARYKAGMSLLRISEIYGGSQKDIAAVVALMQQSATRPPTGNMITPASDIAERSLALAGTQEDRETSLARLGGCPPKLCSDQKVLVLELVENGQSVRAIARKFNVHIATIYRCINEKETVYGDVDSGDVPL from the coding sequence TTGAACTATTTGTCAGAAACAAAATCAATTATTCTGGCCCGATACAAGGCTGGCATGTCGCTGCTTCGGATCAGTGAAATTTATGGTGGCTCGCAAAAAGATATCGCGGCGGTGGTTGCACTTATGCAGCAGTCCGCCACAAGACCGCCGACTGGCAATATGATCACGCCTGCATCTGACATCGCCGAGCGATCACTTGCTCTGGCAGGAACGCAGGAAGATAGAGAAACGTCTCTAGCGCGGCTGGGAGGGTGTCCCCCGAAACTGTGTAGCGATCAGAAAGTCCTCGTGTTGGAACTCGTTGAAAATGGCCAGTCAGTCCGCGCCATTGCAAGGAAATTCAACGTTCATATTGCAACAATCTACCGTTGTATCAATGAAAAAGAGACCGTATATGGGGATGTTGATAGTGGGGATGTCCCTTTATAG
- a CDS encoding DNA adenine methylase, which yields MNLFGEVAPVKAEPVAPYLGGKSQLAGRIVGQINQVSHLSYVDVFCGMGGVFFKRSSVAKCEVINDINSELVTFFRVLRSHKPEFLRSLEYMFASREEFEALHNADLDHLTDIQRAVRFYYLQRLAFGGKATGQSFGTAVERPSRFNVKRVLNNIELVSDRLSAVTIENLDWRACLERYDASATLFYLDPPYWGGEKDYGKGVFERSDFAEMAEQLSKIAGRFILSLNNTDETRKTFEDFRQDEVNLNYSIAKGTGRRVSELIISN from the coding sequence ATGAATTTGTTTGGAGAAGTCGCTCCGGTTAAAGCTGAACCGGTGGCACCGTATCTTGGTGGCAAAAGCCAGCTTGCTGGCCGTATCGTTGGCCAGATCAATCAAGTCTCTCACCTGAGTTATGTGGATGTGTTCTGCGGGATGGGTGGGGTGTTTTTTAAGCGAAGCTCTGTGGCTAAATGCGAAGTCATTAATGACATCAACAGTGAGCTTGTCACCTTCTTTCGTGTCTTGCGATCCCACAAGCCTGAGTTTTTGCGAAGCTTGGAATATATGTTTGCATCCCGTGAGGAGTTTGAAGCCTTACACAATGCAGATCTTGACCACCTGACGGATATTCAAAGGGCGGTTCGGTTTTACTATCTGCAACGCCTCGCCTTCGGGGGGAAGGCCACGGGGCAGTCTTTCGGGACTGCGGTCGAGCGTCCGTCCCGCTTCAATGTCAAGCGTGTGCTCAACAATATCGAGCTGGTATCTGACAGACTGTCTGCTGTGACGATTGAGAACCTCGACTGGCGAGCCTGCCTTGAGCGCTATGATGCGAGTGCAACTCTGTTTTATCTGGATCCGCCTTACTGGGGCGGGGAAAAGGATTATGGCAAAGGGGTATTTGAACGCTCAGACTTTGCAGAGATGGCAGAACAGCTTTCCAAGATCGCAGGTCGGTTTATCCTCTCGCTCAATAATACAGATGAGACGCGAAAGACCTTTGAGGACTTCCGGCAGGATGAGGTTAACCTGAACTATTCCATCGCGAAGGGGACAGGCAGGCGCGTCAGTGAACTGATTATCTCAAATTGA
- a CDS encoding type II toxin-antitoxin system HipA family toxin, giving the protein MVEVWIDWKGLHRVGTLHRTAGRGRERVSFTYHEGWLAYENAFDLSPDMPLGPGQFVPQAGQDMLAPLGDSSPDTWGRTVMRRYEGRMAEAEERRPRTLQETDYLLGVNDETRLGALRYKVDDEFQAHEGIGVPALLSLGDLLQASQRVLRGEETAEDLKMLFVPGSSLGGARPKASILDQHGRLSVAKFPKETDNYCVERWEAITMVIARRAGITVADHTLEMADDKPVFLSHRFDRNEEGRIPFISAMAMLNGRDGESYSYLDLADVITSESVAPDMDREELYRRVAFSILVTNLDDHMRNHGFLRGKGGWHLSPAYDINPIPNQPRVLKSFVNDDNPDASIELHRSQHENYLLEAKDADHIISEVAKATKTWKEVAHALGAPEREIKEMVSAFEHEETDLVW; this is encoded by the coding sequence ATGGTTGAGGTTTGGATCGATTGGAAGGGTTTGCACCGAGTCGGCACGCTACACCGGACAGCGGGGCGGGGCAGGGAGCGGGTGTCCTTCACTTATCATGAGGGCTGGCTCGCTTACGAAAATGCTTTTGACTTGTCCCCGGACATGCCGCTGGGTCCGGGGCAGTTCGTGCCACAAGCAGGGCAGGACATGCTCGCACCGCTCGGGGACTCCTCCCCAGACACATGGGGTCGAACCGTCATGCGGCGCTATGAGGGGCGGATGGCCGAAGCCGAGGAACGACGTCCGAGGACGCTGCAAGAAACCGACTATCTGTTGGGCGTAAACGACGAGACCCGATTGGGCGCGCTACGGTACAAGGTTGATGACGAGTTCCAAGCGCACGAAGGGATAGGTGTGCCTGCGTTGCTCAGTCTCGGGGATCTGCTCCAAGCCTCTCAGCGTGTTCTTCGTGGGGAAGAGACCGCCGAAGACCTCAAAATGCTCTTTGTTCCAGGAAGCTCTCTGGGCGGTGCACGGCCGAAGGCCAGCATCTTGGATCAGCACGGACGCCTTTCTGTAGCGAAATTCCCGAAGGAAACGGACAACTACTGCGTCGAGCGTTGGGAAGCTATAACGATGGTGATAGCCCGGCGAGCCGGGATTACGGTTGCGGATCACACCCTCGAAATGGCTGACGACAAACCTGTCTTTTTGTCCCACCGGTTTGATCGGAACGAAGAGGGCAGGATCCCGTTCATCTCGGCGATGGCCATGCTTAACGGGCGGGACGGGGAAAGCTACAGCTACCTAGACCTAGCAGACGTGATCACCTCGGAAAGCGTAGCCCCGGACATGGATCGCGAGGAACTCTACAGGCGGGTCGCCTTTTCCATCCTCGTGACGAACCTCGATGACCACATGCGCAATCACGGATTTCTTCGCGGGAAGGGCGGCTGGCACCTCTCACCTGCGTACGACATCAACCCGATCCCGAACCAACCGCGCGTGCTCAAGAGCTTCGTGAACGACGACAATCCGGATGCTAGCATCGAACTGCACCGCTCTCAGCACGAGAATTACCTCCTCGAGGCTAAAGATGCCGATCACATCATTTCGGAAGTGGCCAAGGCCACGAAGACTTGGAAGGAAGTCGCCCATGCTTTGGGCGCACCGGAGCGGGAAATCAAGGAGATGGTGTCAGCTTTCGAGCATGAGGAAACGGATTTGGTCTGGTAA
- a CDS encoding helix-turn-helix transcriptional regulator yields the protein MATAVKTPRAARKELMTLGENIRVARLRRKLTAEIIAQRAGTTRQTVAKVEDGDPAVKIGTYAAVLQALGLLKGWGQLDDLVGDQMSLDGLPQRARLKNG from the coding sequence ATGGCTACTGCAGTCAAAACCCCCCGGGCAGCGCGCAAAGAGCTCATGACCCTCGGGGAGAACATTCGTGTCGCGCGCCTGCGTCGAAAGCTGACGGCCGAGATCATCGCGCAGCGCGCCGGAACAACCCGGCAGACCGTGGCCAAGGTCGAGGACGGGGATCCTGCGGTCAAGATAGGCACCTATGCGGCAGTGTTACAGGCGCTTGGTCTCCTGAAAGGGTGGGGGCAACTCGACGACCTAGTTGGTGATCAGATGTCTCTCGATGGGCTTCCCCAGCGGGCGAGGTTGAAGAATGGTTGA
- a CDS encoding helix-turn-helix domain-containing protein: protein MSAFSSVSQGLNEALAYAEGKDINATLHQVEVPAVDVCGIRKSTGLSQSDFAKSIGVAKGTLVNWEQGRRHPSGPAQILLALIARKPTVVQDLLTDK from the coding sequence ATGAGCGCATTTTCCAGTGTCTCACAGGGATTGAATGAAGCCTTAGCCTATGCAGAGGGCAAAGACATTAACGCTACGCTGCATCAAGTGGAAGTTCCGGCCGTTGACGTTTGCGGGATAAGAAAGTCTACAGGGCTTTCTCAGAGCGATTTTGCCAAGAGCATTGGGGTTGCTAAGGGTACGCTTGTAAATTGGGAACAAGGTAGACGACATCCAAGTGGTCCAGCGCAAATCCTATTGGCTCTTATTGCTCGTAAGCCTACGGTTGTTCAGGATCTTCTTACGGATAAGTAG
- a CDS encoding type II toxin-antitoxin system RelE/ParE family toxin: MNQSHPESGVPLGGGLRKVRIPRRGGGKSGDYRTMFVFGGSHMPLFLVTVFGKNEKSNLTKTEQAAAVDLSKKIGAMYGDKK, encoded by the coding sequence ATTAATCAATCACATCCTGAGTCTGGTGTCCCGTTAGGTGGGGGACTTAGAAAGGTTCGTATCCCGCGTAGGGGTGGCGGCAAAAGTGGAGATTACCGGACGATGTTTGTATTTGGAGGAAGTCACATGCCGTTGTTTCTTGTAACTGTCTTTGGCAAGAATGAAAAAAGTAATCTGACAAAAACAGAGCAGGCAGCGGCCGTTGATTTATCCAAGAAGATTGGCGCAATGTATGGAGATAAAAAATGA
- a CDS encoding DEAD/DEAH box helicase has product MNKGYVGELIGSPQNNLLSEVRNESGVVYRQRIQAASGDTIDGDCTCPVAYNCKHVAAALISWAGMNGSVLRDKPQISHRMLTWIARTNELALDGDQTNAKSDEERPEDYPPKTKERLLYVLERSGGGLSVSIWKGRVNAQGTGLNVSMQRYNILQNLRSSIPKFIRPIDLVLVSELAQAKLIVGQYSYGSYTDIPEVLRHSPTVGTDLIERICKTERCFSNNDISSKLVWSEENRPVDLTWNVGASGSQRLGFAAGEVVQVGADMIWIDANAGKLGCFEGQVSPEIVRLVEQSPELNPDDLPVIVEALPTHLGVLPLPKPVQVKQVTRAPQTRVAKLKLDVAKTCSAGWYRKPVSTLPTLTLLFDYEGIDVAFGDFVSPQFVSGDEVITLKRDNEWEENCYLRLVDTGAIPPFEGDFTPSDKMLDADLVFPAAPSHDAMRFTFDILPQLRSEGWQITENSKWPYRLSAAKAQLSVSTQAEPGEGFQGHDWFSFGFQVKISAKNHDIAPMIAAFLEQIAVNYDPQALPDLDSFTKDMDRHPVYVDLGKEGYTQVSLAPIAGVLHLFLRQEAERHRLHPTDAPLVAAVHDALNGSDVCFADEAGILPLARALQALSAQDDYTPPEGLKAKLRPYQAFGADWMERITEAGFGGVLADDMGLGKTLQTLTTLQARQGRGPSLLVAPTSLLHNWQNQAAQFTPELRLLTLHGLKRRELAGQIPDADLVITTYPLLSRDQDILSAQNWDLIIVDEAQTLKNPASQMAKALRLIPGSGRLALTGTPVENSLQDLWTLFDWVVPGLLGNRKTFVSVFRTPIEKHADAQAQARLNRRIRPFLLRRTKEEVASELPPRTEITHYIELPKPQQALYETVRASMDERVREAVQARGLNGAQITILDALLKLRQVCCDPGLVKSEAARSVTDSAKRARLLELLIETTAEHRRVLVFSQFTTMLDLIATDLDELGIPYVMLTGQTKDRGAVLNAFQSGTVPVFLLSLKAGGVGLTLTEADTVFLYDPWWNPAVERQAMDRAHRIGQDKPVFVHRLVVKGTVEEKIMALQAKKQALADALLSSPEISTNTLFDEQTLKDLFAPLC; this is encoded by the coding sequence GTGAACAAGGGCTATGTCGGAGAGCTGATTGGTTCGCCACAAAACAATCTTCTTTCGGAGGTGCGCAATGAGTCCGGAGTTGTTTATCGCCAACGCATACAAGCAGCATCCGGGGACACGATAGACGGGGATTGCACCTGTCCTGTGGCATACAACTGCAAACATGTGGCTGCAGCGTTGATCTCCTGGGCGGGGATGAACGGGTCTGTCTTGCGTGATAAACCCCAAATCTCTCACCGGATGCTAACCTGGATAGCGCGTACCAATGAACTGGCCTTGGATGGAGATCAGACAAACGCAAAGTCAGATGAGGAACGACCAGAGGACTATCCGCCGAAAACCAAAGAACGGCTGCTTTATGTTCTGGAGCGTAGCGGGGGTGGGCTCTCAGTTTCAATCTGGAAGGGGCGGGTAAACGCGCAAGGCACCGGGCTGAATGTATCAATGCAGCGCTACAATATCCTGCAAAACTTACGATCATCCATTCCCAAGTTTATTCGGCCTATTGACCTCGTCCTTGTTTCAGAGCTGGCTCAGGCCAAGTTGATTGTTGGCCAGTACAGTTATGGAAGTTATACGGATATCCCCGAAGTGCTGCGCCATTCACCCACTGTTGGTACGGATTTGATTGAGCGGATCTGCAAAACGGAGCGTTGTTTTTCAAATAATGATATCAGCAGCAAACTGGTTTGGTCCGAGGAAAACCGTCCAGTAGATCTAACATGGAACGTTGGGGCATCGGGATCACAGCGCCTAGGTTTTGCTGCGGGCGAAGTTGTGCAGGTCGGGGCTGATATGATCTGGATCGACGCAAATGCTGGTAAGCTAGGATGTTTTGAAGGGCAGGTATCACCCGAAATCGTCCGGTTGGTTGAGCAAAGCCCTGAGCTCAATCCGGATGATCTACCGGTGATCGTCGAGGCGCTCCCCACACATCTTGGAGTATTGCCGTTACCAAAACCAGTTCAAGTTAAACAGGTCACGCGAGCACCTCAAACCCGCGTTGCAAAACTGAAACTTGATGTGGCCAAAACCTGCTCGGCAGGATGGTATCGCAAACCTGTGTCAACTTTGCCAACGCTGACTTTGCTGTTTGATTATGAAGGAATTGACGTTGCTTTTGGCGATTTTGTGTCACCCCAGTTTGTCAGCGGCGATGAGGTAATCACATTAAAACGCGATAACGAATGGGAGGAGAATTGTTATCTACGACTGGTAGATACCGGTGCTATTCCTCCTTTTGAAGGAGATTTTACACCCAGCGACAAGATGCTTGATGCAGATCTGGTATTTCCTGCGGCCCCTTCACACGATGCAATGCGCTTTACCTTCGATATCTTGCCACAACTGCGCTCCGAGGGCTGGCAGATTACAGAAAATTCCAAATGGCCATACCGTTTATCCGCCGCTAAAGCGCAGTTGTCCGTGTCGACCCAAGCCGAGCCCGGTGAGGGGTTTCAGGGGCATGATTGGTTTTCTTTTGGCTTTCAGGTCAAAATAAGCGCAAAAAATCACGACATTGCTCCTATGATCGCCGCGTTTTTGGAGCAGATCGCGGTCAATTACGACCCGCAAGCACTACCGGATCTGGATTCATTCACCAAGGATATGGACCGGCATCCGGTTTATGTTGATCTGGGCAAAGAAGGCTATACGCAGGTGTCACTCGCCCCCATTGCGGGTGTTTTACATTTGTTCTTGCGCCAGGAGGCTGAAAGGCATCGCTTGCATCCAACCGACGCGCCTCTCGTTGCCGCGGTACATGACGCGCTGAATGGAAGCGACGTGTGCTTTGCTGATGAAGCCGGGATTTTGCCGCTCGCCAGAGCGCTTCAGGCTCTCAGTGCTCAGGACGACTATACACCGCCTGAAGGTCTCAAAGCCAAACTCAGACCCTATCAGGCCTTTGGTGCCGATTGGATGGAACGGATCACCGAGGCCGGATTTGGCGGCGTGTTGGCCGATGACATGGGGCTAGGGAAAACACTTCAGACCCTAACCACTTTACAAGCGCGCCAAGGCCGTGGACCGTCACTTTTGGTGGCACCTACAAGCCTGCTGCATAACTGGCAAAATCAGGCTGCACAATTCACACCTGAATTGCGTTTGCTGACACTGCACGGACTGAAGCGACGGGAATTGGCTGGACAAATCCCCGATGCGGACCTCGTGATAACTACCTATCCCCTATTGTCACGTGATCAGGATATCCTGTCTGCGCAAAATTGGGACCTCATCATCGTGGATGAGGCGCAGACGTTAAAAAACCCGGCATCGCAAATGGCCAAAGCCCTGCGTTTAATTCCCGGCTCTGGCCGATTGGCGCTGACCGGCACACCGGTTGAGAACTCTTTGCAAGACCTCTGGACGCTCTTTGACTGGGTGGTCCCGGGGTTGCTGGGCAATCGCAAAACTTTTGTGTCTGTGTTTCGCACGCCGATCGAAAAGCACGCAGATGCCCAGGCACAGGCACGGCTGAATCGGCGGATCCGACCCTTCTTGTTGCGACGCACCAAAGAAGAGGTCGCATCCGAATTACCGCCTCGCACTGAAATCACTCATTATATCGAATTGCCTAAACCACAGCAGGCGCTTTATGAGACCGTACGTGCATCAATGGATGAGAGGGTTCGTGAAGCGGTTCAAGCTCGCGGACTGAACGGGGCACAAATTACCATTCTTGATGCGCTTTTGAAACTGCGCCAGGTCTGCTGCGATCCCGGCTTGGTCAAATCCGAAGCCGCGCGCTCGGTCACCGACAGCGCCAAACGCGCTCGGCTACTGGAACTTCTGATCGAAACTACCGCGGAACATCGACGCGTTCTGGTCTTCTCGCAGTTTACGACCATGCTAGATCTGATCGCCACAGATCTCGACGAATTAGGTATCCCCTATGTCATGTTAACAGGCCAAACCAAAGACCGTGGCGCAGTATTGAATGCATTTCAAAGCGGGACAGTTCCTGTCTTTCTGCTAAGCCTCAAAGCAGGTGGTGTTGGCCTGACGCTGACCGAGGCGGATACGGTGTTCCTATATGACCCTTGGTGGAATCCGGCTGTTGAGCGACAGGCAATGGATCGCGCGCACCGCATCGGACAAGACAAACCCGTTTTTGTGCACCGCCTTGTCGTCAAAGGAACAGTCGAGGAAAAAATTATGGCACTACAAGCGAAAAAACAAGCTCTCGCCGACGCACTTCTATCCAGTCCCGAAATATCCACAAACACCCTGTTTGACGAGCAAACCCTGAAAGACCTCTTCGCCCCGCTTTGTTGA
- a CDS encoding recombinase family protein, which produces MKNILIGYARCSTDKQDLEIQKSSLADLGVDASRIYSDHGLTGTNRTRPGLDQALAAVREGDTLVVAKLDRLARSVPDARWIAEQLTERGVKLQLGASVYDPVDPMGKMFFNILATFAEFEADLIRLRTREGMKRARALGKLRGKKPKLSELQHKELRRMYDTGEYSISDLAEMFTVSRPTVYRTLARTKVS; this is translated from the coding sequence ATGAAAAACATCTTGATTGGCTACGCCCGCTGCTCGACCGACAAGCAGGACCTTGAAATCCAAAAATCGTCGCTCGCGGATCTTGGCGTTGATGCCAGCCGAATTTATAGCGATCACGGATTAACCGGCACCAACCGCACCCGACCGGGGCTCGATCAAGCATTGGCAGCCGTGCGCGAGGGGGACACTTTGGTTGTTGCTAAACTGGATCGGCTTGCCAGATCTGTACCAGACGCCAGATGGATTGCCGAACAGCTCACAGAGCGCGGCGTGAAGCTGCAGCTGGGCGCCAGCGTTTATGATCCGGTTGATCCTATGGGGAAGATGTTCTTCAACATTCTTGCCACTTTTGCCGAGTTTGAAGCCGACCTCATTAGACTACGAACCCGCGAAGGCATGAAGCGGGCAAGAGCGCTAGGTAAACTGCGCGGCAAGAAACCCAAACTCTCGGAGCTGCAACATAAAGAGCTACGCCGGATGTACGATACCGGCGAGTACTCCATTTCCGATCTAGCGGAAATGTTTACCGTCTCCCGACCGACAGTGTACCGCACATTGGCGAGAACCAAAGTCTCTTGA
- a CDS encoding type II toxin-antitoxin system HicA family toxin produces the protein MERNSKNILKSLKKEGFEVVSISGSHHKLRKGSKTIILPHPKKDLPIGTARQIAKAAGWL, from the coding sequence ATGGAAAGAAATTCAAAAAACATCCTCAAGAGTTTGAAAAAAGAAGGCTTTGAGGTTGTTTCAATAAGTGGCTCTCACCACAAGCTGCGGAAAGGATCGAAGACGATCATCCTACCGCACCCAAAGAAGGACCTCCCGATTGGAACTGCCCGACAGATAGCAAAGGCTGCTGGATGGCTTTAA
- a CDS encoding type II toxin-antitoxin system HicB family antitoxin, with protein MMYFQALIHKDQDSSFGVSFPDVEGCFSAGETMEEAVANASEALQLYFEDQAEIPEPRKMDELVNLPEIKAELAAGAVLVAVPYMWLSGKQVRVNVSLDTAMLSAIDQAAKAHGLNRSAYLVSAAQAAMNFKPAERH; from the coding sequence ATGATGTATTTTCAGGCACTCATACACAAAGATCAGGACAGTTCTTTCGGTGTTTCCTTCCCTGACGTGGAAGGCTGTTTTTCTGCAGGTGAGACAATGGAAGAGGCCGTGGCTAATGCCAGCGAAGCCCTGCAGCTCTATTTCGAAGATCAGGCTGAGATTCCTGAGCCACGTAAAATGGATGAGCTTGTAAATCTCCCAGAGATTAAAGCTGAGTTGGCGGCTGGGGCTGTGCTTGTGGCCGTGCCCTACATGTGGCTGTCAGGCAAGCAGGTCAGAGTGAATGTTTCACTGGATACGGCTATGCTGTCAGCGATTGACCAAGCGGCGAAGGCTCACGGCCTTAACCGGTCAGCGTATCTGGTAAGCGCAGCACAAGCGGCGATGAACTTCAAACCGGCAGAGAGGCATTAG
- a CDS encoding IS5 family transposase produces MPHKFHASRRHKFDKKKYRVTNWRDYNESLRNRGDLTIWVSREIGKEWSAQRRTTRGGQRKYSDLAIEVCLTLRSVYALALRQSQGFMRSVVRLMQVDLSVPDFSTLSRRAGGLQITKPAKARTETVHLVVDSTGVKIYGEGEWLQNKHKTKAMRRSWRKLHLGMDLNTGEIVCSDLTYENVGDPTVLPDLLDQVDGPVNKFLGDGAYDGEPTRRVLETRYGDDVEIIIPPPKTAVLSPEADRNPSSRDKHILAIKDKGRLGWQKQTGYNQRSRIETQMGRWKQVIGNKLKARTFNNQRTETKIGVSILNTITKLGRPAFEAIP; encoded by the coding sequence ATGCCCCACAAGTTCCACGCCAGCCGTCGTCACAAATTTGACAAGAAGAAATATCGTGTCACGAACTGGCGTGACTATAACGAAAGTCTTCGTAATCGTGGTGATTTGACGATCTGGGTCAGCCGTGAGATCGGGAAGGAGTGGTCAGCGCAGCGCCGGACCACTCGCGGAGGGCAACGCAAGTATTCTGATTTAGCCATTGAGGTATGCCTAACACTGCGTAGCGTATACGCCTTGGCGTTACGACAGTCGCAAGGATTTATGCGCTCTGTGGTTCGATTGATGCAAGTTGATTTGTCAGTTCCAGATTTTTCAACGTTGTCCCGGCGAGCCGGTGGCTTGCAGATTACCAAGCCAGCAAAGGCCAGAACAGAGACGGTGCATCTTGTGGTCGACAGTACTGGTGTCAAGATCTATGGCGAAGGCGAATGGCTTCAAAACAAACACAAAACCAAGGCAATGCGGCGATCCTGGCGCAAGCTCCATCTTGGTATGGACTTGAACACTGGCGAGATTGTATGCTCCGATCTCACCTATGAAAATGTAGGTGACCCGACCGTCCTGCCTGACCTTCTGGATCAGGTTGACGGTCCTGTAAACAAGTTTTTAGGCGATGGAGCCTATGACGGTGAGCCAACACGAAGGGTCCTTGAGACACGGTATGGAGATGACGTTGAGATTATCATTCCCCCACCCAAAACAGCTGTTTTAAGTCCTGAGGCTGACCGGAATCCGTCATCGCGAGATAAACATATTCTTGCGATCAAAGACAAAGGGCGCCTCGGTTGGCAAAAACAAACAGGCTACAATCAGCGCTCGCGAATTGAAACGCAGATGGGACGCTGGAAGCAAGTCATCGGCAACAAACTGAAGGCACGCACCTTTAACAATCAGAGGACCGAAACAAAGATTGGCGTTAGCATTCTCAACACAATAACCAAACTCGGCAGGCCCGCGTTCGAAGCAATCCCATGA
- a CDS encoding class II fructose-bisphosphate aldolase has protein sequence MPIANLKDVLVPAMNNGTAVAGFVVLGWEDARAFVEAAEEIGCPVILQAGPGCRAHTPLKVLAPMFRVLAETASVPVVAHLDHGYEVEDCLKAIDLGFTSVMFDGSKLPLEENIRLMQSIAASAKPHGVSLEGEVGFVGYAEGAVCSGTKPEEAAQFAKESNADALAISVGNVHLQQEKAAVIDFDLVRAIENVTNIPLVLHGGSGIPVEIRQKLAKETRICKFNIGTEVRMAFGQSLRKTLNEDAQIFDRIKLLTRAEESVKQAAKKVMLDISVT, from the coding sequence ATGCCTATTGCAAATCTTAAAGACGTTTTAGTGCCAGCTATGAACAATGGGACAGCAGTTGCTGGCTTTGTTGTCTTAGGTTGGGAAGATGCACGTGCATTTGTGGAGGCTGCCGAAGAGATCGGCTGCCCGGTCATTCTGCAAGCAGGTCCTGGATGCCGGGCGCATACTCCATTGAAAGTTCTAGCTCCAATGTTTAGAGTTTTAGCTGAGACAGCCTCTGTGCCAGTGGTTGCTCATCTTGACCACGGCTATGAAGTAGAGGATTGCTTGAAAGCAATAGATCTTGGCTTTACGTCTGTCATGTTTGATGGCTCCAAGCTTCCTCTTGAGGAAAACATCCGCCTGATGCAGTCCATCGCTGCAAGCGCTAAGCCACATGGTGTATCTCTGGAAGGAGAAGTCGGCTTTGTCGGGTACGCTGAGGGCGCTGTGTGCTCAGGGACAAAACCTGAAGAAGCCGCGCAGTTTGCGAAGGAAAGTAATGCCGATGCGCTTGCTATCTCTGTCGGCAATGTGCACTTGCAGCAAGAGAAAGCAGCAGTGATCGATTTTGATCTGGTCCGCGCTATTGAAAACGTCACCAACATTCCGCTCGTGCTACACGGAGGCTCTGGAATTCCTGTAGAAATCAGGCAAAAACTGGCAAAAGAAACAAGGATCTGCAAATTCAATATCGGTACTGAAGTTCGCATGGCTTTCGGACAGTCTCTTCGGAAAACTCTGAATGAGGACGCGCAGATTTTTGACCGGATAAAACTCCTGACGCGAGCAGAAGAAAGCGTCAAACAGGCGGCTAAGAAAGTCATGCTGGATATAAGTGTGACGTAG
- a CDS encoding 5-deoxy-glucuronate isomerase codes for MHIPPFDNQNKPIVDVDDARVPLNYFNIVKLKKGEAFHYQVPGYETCIAPATGSVNVECEGLNWDDIGGRGVDVWDGEPEGVYIPTGAKTTITCVSDAAEVFIAGARFDGVLTPFAVRKTDLDVVQYGSDDTKTHRKIKHILGTKYHDKVGRLLVSELFTVGQGGWSGFPSHKHDTDNLPYETRHDETYNFRFRPGHGFGMQLLQKEDGKVGDAYHIVDGSTLVIDKGYHPCVAAPGYEMYYFTILGGLSQRSLVQHFQPTHAYQVETIPGIKDMIAKFK; via the coding sequence ATGCATATCCCTCCATTCGATAATCAGAATAAACCCATCGTAGACGTTGATGATGCGCGCGTCCCGTTGAACTACTTCAACATCGTAAAACTGAAAAAAGGGGAAGCATTCCACTATCAGGTTCCCGGTTATGAAACCTGCATCGCACCTGCAACCGGCTCGGTAAACGTTGAATGCGAAGGGCTGAACTGGGATGATATAGGTGGTCGCGGTGTAGATGTTTGGGATGGCGAGCCTGAGGGTGTCTACATTCCAACCGGAGCGAAAACAACAATTACATGCGTTAGTGATGCAGCCGAAGTGTTCATCGCCGGAGCGCGGTTTGACGGTGTTTTGACGCCATTTGCGGTAAGAAAAACCGACCTGGATGTGGTTCAGTACGGCTCGGATGACACGAAAACACATCGCAAAATCAAACATATACTTGGAACCAAGTATCACGACAAAGTTGGCCGTCTCTTGGTCTCCGAGTTGTTTACTGTGGGACAGGGGGGCTGGTCAGGTTTTCCTTCTCATAAGCATGATACTGACAACTTACCTTATGAGACACGGCATGACGAAACCTACAACTTCCGCTTCAGACCGGGACATGGCTTCGGAATGCAGCTGCTTCAGAAAGAAGATGGGAAAGTCGGGGACGCTTATCACATCGTAGATGGATCAACTCTCGTTATTGATAAGGGCTACCATCCTTGTGTCGCCGCGCCGGGCTACGAAATGTATTATTTCACAATTCTTGGTGGCCTCAGTCAACGCTCACTGGTGCAGCATTTCCAGCCAACACACGCCTATCAGGTTGAAACGATCCCAGGCATCAAAGACATGATCGCCAAGTTTAAGTAG